TTAAAACTCAGAACTGCGAACTCATTGGAAAACAATTACCGGAATATACTTGAATTTACGCTTAGGTAGCTCCTCCACCGCAACGGCGCCGTCGTTAGGGGAGTGATTTTTTTCGCCGTTACCGTCAGCAGTACCATTGTTGTTTTGGCTAGCAGTTATATGTGTCCACTTGAAAAGCAATAGATGAGAACCGTTACTACCTTTAACTCTGCCGTTAGCTCTCTGATGATTGTTGCCGGAGGTCGGCGGCGTTACGTGGATCCACTTTTTCTTCCATCTTCGAACTGGTCCAGTAAATACTGTGGTCGGCCCTCCGTACCTAGTTGATGACCGGCCCAGTCTGGCCCCTACTCCTTCCATTTACGGCGGTGGATCGGTGGCGCAAATATTCTTTTCCGATCACCAGACAATCTTTGTAATTTTGGTTTGCCCTTTTCTTTTTATCTCA
This sequence is a window from Nicotiana tomentosiformis chromosome 5, ASM39032v3, whole genome shotgun sequence. Protein-coding genes within it:
- the LOC104108893 gene encoding uncharacterized protein, with protein sequence MEGVGARLGRSSTRYGGPTTVFTGPVRRWKKKWIHVTPPTSGNNHQRANGRVKGSNGSHLLLFKWTHITASQNNNGTADGNGEKNHSPNDGAVAVEELPKRKFKYIPVALLEEQKYEESEHTDNEAKPNETESNGEGPTSEPDGFDEKPDINDVPMEESQAPQDNPTERQYLNESNLDLSLG